CTCTTCTCGTCTTCTCCTTCCTCGCCACCCAGCGTAGAAAAGTAACTATCGAAATATAAAATCCAAGCACATGAGCAGCGTAGGTCCAACGTTCATTCCGGATGTAGAAAAAGTGGCCATCAGGCTGCAAATGGCCCCAGGGCCATAGTTTGGACACCCCCGTGCCCTCAATGTGTCCCACGATGCATTTTGAGAAGGAGTAAAGAACCCCGATTGCAGGGACAATCATACATTAATTTTCTACTTTATAACTCGGAAGCCCTCAATTATGTTATTGCTCCTGCATCGTTCGTCAAAAACATTCTTTCGACTGGCCAAGCTGACTTTGGGAGGGAGGTTGGGCACGCCGCTGCACCGTTCAGACAAAGCAGTTGAGTTTCATGTAATATGATATGTTGCTCCTCTTCGATTACTCATAGGCATGTCGTTTAAAATATCTTCAGAGTACAGCAAAGCATCACAATACAGGTGGACGTAAGTAATCATTTGTACTCGGTTCAAAACAATCAGTGATATGTTCAGTATTTATGAGGAAGTGAGCGGTACGTCATAACGGGACGCCAACAAAGTCATTATCGGTCACGCAGGTGAAGTGGACAAGGTGAGGCACAGCACCCACTTTTAGGTCAGcggtgccacctcctcctccggCTCACTGCAGAATTTTCTCAAATGTGCTctgttgaaaagaagaagaagaagaaaacaaaacaaaacaaaacatcgtcTAACAGACACAAAAAGGACATCGACAGCCACAATTTTTGGAAGTTCCAGCTAATTCCAAATGATGTTGCCACACCCAATAATGTGATAGTTCTTGTTCATTTATTGGCCACGAGACACACAGCAGCCAATCGTGAATCAGCTCCCTTCACCAAAGTTGCAATGAAATTATGAATAAAGTCCACCCGATATCTCACCCTTTTCATcccacatttgctttgttgttttaaaaatagaacCAAACCTGGAACCTCCTGACGCTCCTTTGTCAGTCGCACCCACTTTGGGATGGACCAGTGACATTTTTGGATGAAAGAGTCACCTCCATTCCTCAATGCACGCGCTCACTCGGGGATTTTGGTCGTCATGACAACACATTCGCCATCTCTCGGCGGTCTTCCTGgtcctggtcctggtcctgGCGCTGTGTCGCTGGCAACGTTACCTCCGGCTCTCCGGAGCGGGCCCCCGCGGCCACGTCACGGGAAAGCGCCGACGTCGACTCGACGCCGCTCGCCTCCGCGCCGACGTCAGACTCGACGGCGCTCAGCGTCGCGCCGACGTCCGACGGGGCTCCGTCGTCCTCGGGAAGCAAAAACTTGAGCGGCTCCAACAGCTGCTCAGCGTCGACCCGACCCAAACGCTCGTTGCTGCGCATTTGAGAGACTGgaacacctacacacacacacacacacacaataaggggtataaaatttttcattttaacactTCCGTAAATATTGTGACGTGGacataaattttctttttttttttttccccagcaccACAAAGAATTTGAAATGATACAATCAAGAtgagcggcacggtgcctcagctggaaagaaTTTGCATCCAAATCGGGTGAACAATGTAGGAATGATAAGTTTGGACATACTTTGATGgtaattacatccatccattttcctttgccgcttatcctcacgagagtcgcagggagtgctggagccaatcccagctgtcgacgggcaggaggcgggcggggcacaccctgaactggttgccagacaatcgcagggcacatgaagactcacaatcacacctacgggcaatttcgagtgtccaatgaatgctgcatgttttggggatgtgggaggaaaccggagtgcctgaagaaaacccacacaggcgcggggagaacatgcaaactccacacaggcggggccgggatcgaacccgggtccttaggaccgtgaggctaacgctttaccagttgaactACCGTGCCACCGTGGTAATTACATAAAAATTTCAATCCTGACCGAGGATGAGCGCCATCTGCTGGGCAGGAAACAGGATCTGCAGGCATCGGTCCAGGAAGGGCAGGAGGTCCCGGGCGTAGACGCAGCACATGCGCGCGAAGAGTTGCCGTTCGCCATCGCTGAAGGCCGAATCCTCAGCGTGGTGGAACGCCAACAGCTCATTGGTCACCTGACATTGAGAGTGGTTGTGAGTGCGCCCTCCAGTGGACAGACTTGGCATCAAGTTATTTTGATTGCAAAATTGCAACACGTTCTACAGGGTCGAATCAAAATTGCTCCCCCTATCTGcgcttttacttttattgcgtctttgttttttctgggcacttcGCTGCTACACCCGCCAAGAACTTCTGGACATCGGATACCGATACAAATGAACAATTTCAAGTGAGTTTCAGCGCAAACGTAACATTCCAGATGAGACAGCGCTGGCGGAGAAGCAAGAGGAAGCAAAGGCGGGACGATCGGTCCCACTTCCTGCTCGGGTTAAAGAACAATCCACACAGGCCACGTCTTCCAAGTCTGTACCGGACCCACGACAGATCCATCGTCAACAGAACGGATGATCTGGAATTACAAGTATTGGTGACTGCTGCGTTCTCATCATAACAGAGACCTGGTTTCAGAGCTGGGTTCGCACAAACATTCCTGATGCTAGCGTAAAGTGAGCTCGCCGTAGACTGGGCCGCTGGAATCGGACTGAGGAATCCggtaaaaacagaaatgaacCGCCTCTGCTCGTCATCAacggtgagtgtgtgtgtgtgtgtgtgtggagacaCCACGTTCAGGTTCCTGGGAGTCCTGATCTAGACAGACAACATCTCGGCGGTCATCAAGAAGATTTAACAGCGTCTCCAATTCCCGAGACTTGTCTGGAAAAACAACCTGGCTGGCCTTCGACCGCTCATCCGTCGAGAACCCGCTGACGAACTGCGTCTCCGTTTGGAACGGGATCTGGACTGAGCGAGGCAGACCAAGCGAGACTTCAGAGGACGATCAAAACAGCACAGGAGATCGTCGGCTGCCTTCTCCCGTCCGTGGCAGACGTTTAGAGCTCGGAACGTTATTGAGGACACGACGCCCCCCGGTCGTCGACTGCCACCCGGAAGGCGGTACAGAAGCGCAAAAACAAGGACGAACAAACTGAGGAAGAGTTTTGTTTCCAGGAGCCATCGCCACCGGAAGCTCttgttttttcctctcaccGTACTGCTAATCAATGGATGTGAGGGCCCGCTGATTTTCAGCATGTTGTGCAACACATTTCCAAtacctatttattttttacgtCGCACCTTTGTATGCACAGCAACAGGAGAAGCTCTACTATGTTGTTCTACGATGTCTTAGAACAATAAATAACATTCGACATGCGCTCAACGCGCCCAGCGGAATCGGACACCCTGACGTGGGCCGAGGGCCGTACATCTGACGCCCACCCGGGTTGATGGTGACATTTCCTTCCCTCCCCAAATTTCACCAACATTATGCAAGTGTGTTTGTCTTACGTCGGAAAGGGCGGAGTGCAAGTCTGCGGTGATGCGTTGGGCAAGCGCCAGGGGGCAGCAGAGGCGCAGGTCGTTGAAGGCCATCAGGATGCGGTTGAGGAAGCGGGCCAGCGGCGGGAAGTCCAGCAGGCTGGCGGGAGGGGTCACCGTTCCGGGCTGGTCCGCGCCGGCGGAGGAGAAGGCGGCCCCCGGCACGGAGGGCATGGCCACCGGGGTGTACGCGCTCATGTCTTCGCCAAAGCTCGCCGCCGCCTCCCGCGCCGCGCTCACGAAGGCCGCGGCCGCCGCCCGCTGGAACGCCACCGCCAGCAGGCCGCGGAGGTCCACGCCCACGCGGCTGAAGGAAAGGCCCAAGTACATGCACTGGGCCACCAGGGAGTCCAGCCGGCCGCCGGCCCCGCGCTGCAGGTCGCGCTCCAGCACCTCCACCAACTCGCACACCTGCACAAACACCCAACGGCTTTCAGGCTTGAGGACTGTGTACTAGCATGCTTTTTGTCTTCGCTAGTAACTCGGCGCACTCGTAGAACCACCGTGTCCTAACACGAAACggttttcttttcattacaAGCCTTCCTTTTGGCCTCAGAAACACTTGTAAAGCAAACTCGCGTGCATGCACAACACACTTGTAGCCTCTTTATCAAACGGTATTTGTGTATAGCAGCACCTTTGGATCCGCGTACTAGtatgctctttgtcctcaccaACAACAACTTTGGCCCACTACTAGAACAAGGACATGCTACATGTGAGGCGAGACTTTTGATATGTTCGAATACATCCTCAAATTGCTTCTTGGGGAGCTGTTTGATCATGTACTCCAGGTGCTTGATATCCAGATGAAGGCCCGTGTACTAGTAGCGCTGTTTGGCCCCGCAACACAACTTACGCACGCCAGTAGTACCCAAAATGGCATCAGTTGATGTCTGCGTGATTCAAGCACTGCTTGTGAAGCGCTTGTTCATTGGTAAAATCTTCCACCGCTACAAGTACTACTGGCACAGAGGTGTCAACTAGTGCAGAGTTTTGCTTCACAAGTAACATTTAGTTGTTTTACCGGTGAGGACAAATGGCGCACTAATACATGGATAGCAATATCTATGATAAGGAAGCTTCGAGTGCATGACAGATGCCTACTTGTTggacacagtggagcaactagtGCAGGTCACTAGTTAGTGAGGTTTAACGGAAGGCTACAATGCCaaacagagcaccttttgtggGAGAAAACAAATCAGTGAGACAGAATGGTTCTACTAGTGTTTCTAAAAGTGTACTGAATTTGAATTGTCTTACTCATGAGGAGAAAGAGAGGATTCTAGTACATGGACCTTTGTCTGGATAGCAAGGCTATGCAATAAATGctaaaactctctctctctctctctctctcgctcgctctctttcCATTAAGCCGTTTAAATATTCATTCCATTTCCTACTAGTCCAAAAATGGTCATATTAGTGAAGTGGCACCGGTCGTGAGGGGAAATAACACTCGAAggactttttttctccatatgCAATCGCCGAAAGCTCCGCCGCCGCATACCTTGGTGAGGACCCAGCCGTGGAGGATGTCGGCCTGGCGCAGCGCCTGCTGGTCTTGCTGGTCTCGCTGGTCCGAGAAGATGGCGCGGTACTGCGTGATGACGTCGAAGAGGTGCACGCGGCACGCCTCGGCGCTCTTGCTGATGTGGGCGTACGGCTCGGCGTCGGGCACGGCGTCCAGCACGGAGCGCAGCCAGGCGCCGCGGGCCTGCAGGAACTTGACGCGGAGCTCGGCCTCGCCGAAGGCGTCCATGCGCCGCAGGTAGCCGACGGCGCGCAGGCACGACGACAGCTGAGCGTCGCTGCGCAGCTGCTGCAGGAGCTGGAGCAGCATCAGCTGGGCGCTCTGACGAACTTCGCCCACCAGGCCCTGAGGGACGCCGCGCGCGCGCGTGAAGTTAATGGCGGCGACGTGTAATGAACGTACGAGAGAAGCCGCGTGCGTTGCGCGTCACCCGTATGACAGGAAGCGCGCCGTGCTTCTTGTCCAGCCTGCGGACGTAGGCGGCCAGCTCCAGCGCTTGGTCGTAGTACGCGTTGCGGACGCACGTGTCCATCAGCTGCGGGATCTCCAGGATCTCCAAGATCTCCGTGTGGCGCTTCAGCGTCAGCGTGTTCATGCGGCGGCTCGCCGACATCTCCTCCGCCTCCTTCGCGAAGCTCCTGCGTGACATTTGACACGACGGTGCTTACGAGTCCGGTACACAACGCCCGTTTGTTGCCTGAATAATTGCATTCAAAATCATCTCTTGTATTCTTTCATTTGTAAAGctgcatttacaaaaaaatgaatctgaaCAGGATATTTTTAAACTGACATGTATTTGTTTGGAACTGGAGcccaataacttttttttttttt
The DNA window shown above is from Syngnathoides biaculeatus isolate LvHL_M chromosome 3, ASM1980259v1, whole genome shotgun sequence and carries:
- the cog8 gene encoding conserved oligomeric Golgi complex subunit 8 isoform X1 codes for the protein MATLDVEDESILASVFHDCFPADGWRDKADMTTYLSELSSFGVDRLGREQERLAEERAQILEQTRHLAFSNYHTFIRTADCTEHIYRDFGRVEAGVSRLLDKLPALGQRCRSFAKEAEEMSASRRMNTLTLKRHTEILEILEIPQLMDTCVRNAYYDQALELAAYVRRLDKKHGALPVIRGLVGEVRQSAQLMLLQLLQQLRSDAQLSSCLRAVGYLRRMDAFGEAELRVKFLQARGAWLRSVLDAVPDAEPYAHISKSAEACRVHLFDVITQYRAIFSDQRDQQDQQALRQADILHGWVLTKVCELVEVLERDLQRGAGGRLDSLVAQCMYLGLSFSRVGVDLRGLLAVAFQRAAAAAFVSAAREAAASFGEDMSAYTPVAMPSVPGAAFSSAGADQPGTVTPPASLLDFPPLARFLNRILMAFNDLRLCCPLALAQRITADLHSALSDVTNELLAFHHAEDSAFSDGERQLFARMCCVYARDLLPFLDRCLQILFPAQQMALILGVPVSQMRSNERLGRVDAEQLLEPLKFLLPEDDGAPSDVGATLSAVESDVGAEASGVESTSALSRDVAAGARSGEPEVTLPATQRQDQDQDQEDRREMANVLS
- the cog8 gene encoding conserved oligomeric Golgi complex subunit 8 isoform X2; translation: MATLDVEDESILASVFHDCFPADGWRDKADMTTYLSELSSFGVDRLGREQERLAEERAQILEQTRHLAFSNYHTFIRTADCTEHIYRDFGRVEAGVSRLLDKLPALGQRCRSFAKEAEEMSASRRMNTLTLKRHTEILEILEIPQLMDTCVRNAYYDQALELAAYVRRLDKKHGALPVIRGLVGEVRQSAQLMLLQLLQQLRSDAQLSSCLRAVGYLRRMDAFGEAELRVKFLQARGAWLRSVLDAVPDAEPYAHISKSAEACRVHLFDVITQYRAIFSDQRDQQDQQALRQADILHGWVLTKVCELVEVLERDLQRGAGGRLDSLVAQCMYLGLSFSRVGVDLRGLLAVAFQRAAAAAFVSAAREAAASFGEDMSAYTPVAMPSVPGAAFSSAGADQPGTVTPPASLLDFPPLARFLNRILMAFNDLRLCCPLALAQRITADLHSALSDSRSRSKRRRSSSAGSRRMSGRRPARLFFQDSQEPERGVSTHTHTHTHR
- the cog8 gene encoding conserved oligomeric Golgi complex subunit 8 isoform X3, yielding MATLDVEDESILASVFHDCFPADGWRDKADMTTYLSELSSFGVDRLGREQERLAEERAQILEQTRHLAFSNYHTFIRTADCTEHIYRDFGRVEAGVSRLLDKLPALGQRCRSFAKEAEEMSASRRMNTLTLKRHTEILEILEIPQLMDTCVRNAYYDQALELAAYVRRLDKKHGALPVIRGLVGEVRQSAQLMLLQLLQQLRSDAQLSSCLRAVGYLRRMDAFGEAELRVKFLQARGAWLRSVLDAVPDAEPYAHISKSAEACRVHLFDVITQYRAIFSDQRDQQDQQALRQADILHGWVLTKVCELVEVLERDLQRGAGGRLDSLVAQCMYLGLSFSRVGVDLRGLLAVAFQRAAAAAFVSAAREAAASFGEDMSAYTPVAMPSVPGAAFSSAGADQPGTVTPPASLLDFPPLARFLNRILMAFNDLRLCCPLALAQRITADLHSALSDSRSRSKRRRSSSAGSRRMSGRRPARLFFQTSLGNWRRC